One genomic segment of Rhizobium gallicum bv. gallicum R602sp includes these proteins:
- a CDS encoding efflux transporter outer membrane subunit: MISLRIATPALLLLLAGCVSGPDHKPPEMPLPAKFGEGSTKNIGDVATVAWWSAFRDRQLDSLVARGIDQNLDVLQAMERINSASSNVTVAGAGSLPSLVVGASHTVSGQMGSERTRIGATNTTGGEANVSWLLDLFGQYRRSKESALASLDSAYASADVARLAFLQDLVSTYIDARFYQERIALSKANLQSRRETFDLTKFQLEAGAASRLDVVQAEGLVQSTQAEIPGLETNFRVSAHHIATLLGLPASSLMAELQKGAAQPVYRAGIISGVPADLIRNRPDIRVAERNLAAATANIGVAQSQLYPSIALSGSISPTWVNPAGGSGGGLTTWSFGPTLNLPIFDGGRLRANVDIAKSDAKTAYLAWKAAVLNAVEEVENALSAVRRDAQTVEALRAQVKTTQESLELSTASYKDGASSLLDVLDAQRQVSLAQASLAAAVQQMARDYVSLNVAIGGGYAPGGKVNSVSATVAKGPTKS, translated from the coding sequence ATGATATCTCTTCGTATTGCTACACCGGCACTATTGCTGTTGCTGGCGGGCTGCGTGAGCGGACCGGACCACAAGCCTCCGGAGATGCCGCTGCCGGCGAAATTCGGTGAGGGCAGCACCAAGAATATCGGTGATGTTGCGACGGTGGCCTGGTGGTCGGCCTTTCGCGACAGGCAGCTCGACAGCCTGGTGGCGCGCGGTATCGATCAGAACCTCGACGTGCTGCAGGCGATGGAGCGCATTAATTCGGCGTCCTCGAATGTGACAGTTGCCGGGGCCGGCTCGCTGCCGAGCCTGGTGGTCGGCGCCTCGCACACGGTGTCGGGCCAGATGGGCTCGGAGCGCACCCGGATAGGTGCTACCAACACCACTGGCGGCGAGGCCAATGTCTCCTGGCTGCTCGATCTCTTCGGCCAGTACCGCCGCTCCAAGGAAAGCGCGCTTGCCTCGCTCGATTCGGCCTATGCCAGCGCCGACGTGGCCCGGCTTGCCTTCCTGCAGGATCTCGTCTCGACCTATATCGACGCCCGCTTCTACCAGGAGCGCATTGCGCTGTCGAAGGCCAACCTGCAATCGCGCCGGGAGACCTTCGACCTCACCAAGTTCCAGCTGGAAGCCGGTGCCGCCTCCAGGCTCGACGTCGTCCAGGCCGAGGGCCTGGTGCAGTCGACGCAGGCCGAAATCCCCGGTCTGGAAACCAACTTCCGCGTCTCGGCGCATCACATCGCCACGCTGCTCGGCCTGCCGGCCTCCTCGCTGATGGCCGAACTGCAGAAAGGGGCCGCCCAGCCGGTCTACCGTGCCGGCATCATCTCCGGTGTCCCGGCCGACCTGATCCGCAACCGTCCAGACATCCGCGTGGCCGAGCGCAATCTGGCAGCGGCGACCGCCAATATCGGCGTCGCCCAATCGCAGCTTTATCCGTCGATCGCACTGTCCGGCTCGATCTCGCCGACCTGGGTCAACCCGGCCGGTGGCAGCGGCGGCGGCCTGACCACATGGTCCTTCGGCCCGACGCTCAACCTGCCGATCTTCGACGGCGGCCGCCTGCGCGCCAATGTCGACATTGCCAAGTCGGACGCCAAGACCGCCTATCTCGCCTGGAAGGCCGCGGTGCTCAACGCCGTCGAGGAGGTGGAGAACGCGCTGTCGGCGGTGCGCCGCGACGCCCAGACGGTGGAAGCGCTGCGCGCCCAGGTCAAGACGACGCAGGAATCGCTTGAACTGTCGACGGCAAGCTACAAGGACGGCGCCTCCTCGCTGCTCGACGTGCTCGACGCCCAGCGCCAGGTGTCGCTGGCCCAGGCGAGCCTGGCAGCCGCCGTGCAGCAGATGGCCAGGGACTACGTCTCCCTCAACGTCGCCATCGGCGGCGGCTATGCCCCGGGCGGCAAGGTCAACTCTGTCTCCGCCACAGTGGCAAAAGGCCCAACAAAGAGCTGA
- a CDS encoding M20 aminoacylase family protein encodes MNIPVRIKDDLAFLTSLRRDLHAHPELGFEEERTSGIVAELLEEAGIKVHRGLGGTGVVGTLQAGSGTRVIGLRADMDALAMPEIAERSYKSTVAGKMHACGHDGHTAMLLGAARHLAAVKGFSGTVHFIFQPAEEGRGGAKRMVEEGLFELFPCDAVYGLHNMPGLAVDEIAVVEGPQLASSDSWRITFRGTGTHGAKPHLGRDPITAAGTFLASLQTIVGRVVDPLQPAVVSACSLQAGDPKALNVIPDTVEIGGTARAYCANVRDQLEAEIGRLAQGTAAMYGIAVDYQFERRIPPVVNDADATQQALVAARAVLGEKVRTSFPPSTAGDDFAFFAQNAPGCYVWLGNGPAVDGALHHNTAYDFNDAAIGYGVAYWVKLVEQALASPA; translated from the coding sequence ATGAACATCCCCGTGCGGATCAAGGACGATCTGGCTTTTCTCACATCGCTGCGCCGTGACCTGCACGCCCATCCCGAGCTTGGCTTCGAGGAGGAGCGCACGAGCGGCATCGTGGCGGAGCTGCTCGAGGAAGCGGGCATCAAGGTGCATCGCGGACTTGGCGGTACGGGCGTCGTCGGCACGCTGCAGGCCGGCAGCGGCACGCGAGTGATCGGGCTTCGCGCGGATATGGATGCGCTGGCGATGCCGGAGATTGCCGAGCGGTCGTACAAATCGACCGTGGCCGGCAAGATGCATGCCTGCGGGCATGACGGCCATACCGCCATGCTGCTCGGCGCCGCACGTCATCTGGCGGCGGTCAAGGGCTTTTCGGGCACCGTGCATTTCATCTTCCAGCCGGCGGAGGAAGGGCGAGGCGGCGCGAAGCGGATGGTGGAGGAGGGGCTCTTCGAACTCTTTCCCTGCGATGCCGTCTACGGTCTGCACAATATGCCGGGACTTGCCGTCGACGAGATTGCAGTGGTCGAAGGGCCGCAGCTTGCCTCTTCCGATAGCTGGCGCATAACCTTTCGCGGGACGGGCACGCATGGCGCAAAACCGCATCTCGGGCGCGACCCAATCACCGCCGCAGGCACCTTCCTTGCCTCGCTGCAGACGATTGTCGGCCGCGTCGTCGATCCGCTGCAGCCCGCCGTCGTTAGCGCCTGTTCGCTGCAGGCGGGCGACCCGAAGGCACTCAACGTCATCCCGGACACGGTCGAGATCGGCGGGACGGCGCGGGCCTATTGCGCCAACGTGCGCGATCAGCTCGAAGCGGAGATCGGCCGCCTGGCGCAGGGGACGGCGGCGATGTACGGCATTGCAGTGGATTATCAATTCGAGCGGCGCATTCCGCCGGTCGTCAACGATGCCGATGCGACGCAACAGGCCCTGGTTGCTGCACGGGCGGTGTTGGGGGAGAAGGTGCGCACCAGTTTTCCGCCTTCGACGGCCGGCGATGACTTTGCCTTCTTCGCACAGAATGCCCCGGGCTGCTACGTGTGGCTCGGCAATGGCCCCGCCGTCGACGGTGCCCTGCACCATAATACCGCCTATGACTTCAACGATGCGGCGATCGGCTATGGCGTGGCGTATTGGGTGAAGCTGGTGGAGCAGGCGTTGGCGTCCCCGGCATAA
- a CDS encoding ABC transporter substrate-binding protein — protein sequence MKTSLIASAALLALIPLGAVAQDRTLTISVYAFAQDDFKTLVYDPFEKQCGCKLVVETGNSVERLAKMEANKANPVVDMAVVSMADALSASRKGLVEKIDPSKLTNFGKLYDLAKDPNGDGMSVGYTFYATSIAYRSDKMKIESWADLLKPEYVGHVAFPNVTTNQGPPALYMLGLALGKDTPDLKGPIEAVGEKKDDIVTFYEKSSQLIQLMQQEEIWAAPIGRFSWAGFTKLDLPVTWATPKEGQTGGMNVMVVTKGSKNQDLALQFMDFWLSTDIQTKLAEKLIDSPANKDVKVSEAAANNLTYGEDTAKSLKLIPSAAALDNRDAWLSEWNDKVGQ from the coding sequence ATGAAGACATCCCTCATCGCATCGGCAGCGCTGCTCGCGCTTATCCCGCTCGGCGCCGTGGCGCAGGATCGCACTCTGACTATTTCCGTCTATGCCTTTGCGCAGGACGACTTCAAGACGCTGGTCTATGATCCCTTCGAAAAGCAATGTGGCTGCAAGCTCGTCGTCGAGACGGGCAACAGCGTCGAACGCCTCGCCAAGATGGAGGCGAACAAGGCAAATCCGGTTGTCGACATGGCTGTCGTCTCGATGGCGGATGCGCTGTCGGCCTCCCGCAAGGGGCTGGTGGAAAAGATCGATCCGTCCAAGCTTACCAACTTCGGCAAGCTCTACGATCTCGCCAAGGACCCGAACGGCGACGGCATGAGCGTCGGATACACGTTCTATGCCACGTCTATCGCCTACCGCTCGGACAAGATGAAGATCGAGTCCTGGGCCGATCTCCTGAAGCCGGAGTATGTCGGCCACGTCGCCTTTCCGAACGTGACCACCAACCAGGGACCGCCGGCGCTCTACATGCTCGGCCTCGCACTCGGCAAGGATACGCCCGACCTCAAGGGACCGATCGAAGCCGTCGGCGAAAAGAAGGATGACATCGTCACCTTCTACGAGAAGTCCTCGCAGCTGATACAGCTCATGCAGCAAGAGGAAATCTGGGCCGCGCCGATCGGCCGTTTCTCCTGGGCTGGCTTCACCAAGCTCGACCTTCCGGTCACCTGGGCGACACCGAAGGAAGGCCAGACCGGCGGTATGAATGTCATGGTCGTGACCAAAGGCTCGAAGAATCAGGATCTGGCGCTGCAGTTCATGGATTTCTGGCTCTCGACCGACATCCAGACGAAACTCGCCGAAAAGCTGATCGATAGTCCCGCAAACAAGGACGTGAAGGTTTCCGAGGCCGCCGCCAACAACCTCACTTACGGCGAGGACACAGCCAAGAGCCTCAAGCTCATTCCGTCCGCAGCAGCGCTCGACAATCGCGACGCATGGCTTTCGGAATGGAACGACAAGGTCGGCCAGTAA
- a CDS encoding nucleoside hydrolase, translating into MGVWIDTDMGFDDIAAILVVDQSELEIDGVSLVFGNTPLTQVQANAAGAMQTFGWAFPIHTGRAQPVLGKYETAQAILGDTGIPTIGRGLPAAALAMSDAFTALCRWLEADGPRRILALGPLTNIAAVALARPDLSARITELTWMGGGVTAGNHTASAEFNAFADPEALAIVIAHGMPLRMVDLDLCRKVLARPEDAEPVRSAGGTRAELLADMFAGYIRIGTSRGRPAMAIYDPCAAVAFVAPDVVKFHPARIDVELGGRLTRGRTVVETRDTHAAFNAQFGADIDAETARTIILATLVNEARK; encoded by the coding sequence ATGGGCGTTTGGATTGATACCGATATGGGCTTTGACGACATCGCCGCCATTTTGGTGGTTGATCAGTCCGAGCTCGAGATCGACGGCGTCTCACTCGTCTTCGGCAACACGCCGCTCACCCAGGTGCAGGCAAACGCCGCTGGTGCCATGCAAACCTTCGGCTGGGCATTCCCCATCCACACCGGCCGCGCCCAACCAGTCCTGGGCAAGTACGAGACCGCCCAGGCGATCCTCGGCGATACCGGCATCCCGACGATCGGAAGGGGCCTGCCAGCAGCGGCGCTTGCAATGAGCGACGCCTTCACTGCTCTTTGCCGCTGGCTCGAGGCTGACGGTCCGCGCCGTATCCTGGCGCTTGGCCCGCTGACGAATATCGCGGCCGTGGCGCTCGCGCGTCCGGATCTTTCCGCCCGCATCACCGAACTCACCTGGATGGGCGGCGGCGTCACTGCCGGCAATCATACGGCCTCGGCGGAATTCAACGCCTTTGCCGATCCCGAAGCGCTGGCGATCGTCATCGCCCATGGGATGCCACTGCGCATGGTCGATCTCGACCTCTGCCGCAAAGTGCTCGCCAGACCGGAAGACGCGGAACCCGTGCGCAGCGCAGGCGGCACGAGGGCCGAACTCCTGGCCGACATGTTTGCCGGTTACATCCGCATCGGCACCAGCCGCGGCCGCCCCGCCATGGCGATCTACGATCCGTGCGCCGCCGTGGCCTTCGTGGCGCCGGATGTTGTCAAGTTCCATCCCGCCCGTATCGATGTCGAACTGGGGGGCCGGTTGACCCGCGGCCGCACGGTGGTCGAGACGCGCGACACGCATGCCGCGTTTAACGCCCAGTTCGGCGCCGATATCGACGCCGAGACGGCGCGCACCATCATCCTCGCAACCCTGGTCAACGAGGCCCGCAAATGA
- a CDS encoding LacI family DNA-binding transcriptional regulator, protein MAQLRPVPNLSRIATSLGVSVATVSNALSGKGRVSEQLVGKIREHAAELGYIPSQAGRALRTGRSGVLGLVLPDIANPLFPKIAQAIEFAAASAGYGVLIADSRGNVSAQTEAINRLVERGVDGMVIVPRRATRISAASCPVAVIDTASTPGNTVAADHWQGGELIAAHLADLGHKRILIIGNNPESNVQNDRASGIRSGLCPGMSAETLWIEKLEHQAGSGCPLGLARKVEEGFSAFAALSDLQALRVLTELQRDGVDVPAEASVTGFDDLIWSAVVTPALTTVKMDMDAIAEIAVSALLDSINTGRTREGALVTAQNDRVPMQLIIRQSSGPAKPVQENLQMENS, encoded by the coding sequence ATGGCTCAGTTGCGCCCGGTACCGAACCTCAGCAGGATTGCGACGTCGCTTGGCGTGTCGGTCGCAACGGTGTCGAACGCGCTTTCGGGCAAGGGGCGCGTCTCGGAGCAGCTCGTCGGAAAGATCAGGGAACATGCCGCGGAGCTCGGATATATTCCAAGCCAGGCGGGTCGGGCGCTTCGCACCGGCCGAAGCGGCGTGCTCGGCCTCGTTCTCCCCGACATCGCAAACCCCCTCTTTCCTAAGATTGCGCAGGCGATTGAATTCGCCGCCGCCTCTGCCGGTTACGGCGTACTGATCGCCGACTCGCGCGGCAATGTCTCGGCGCAGACCGAAGCAATCAACCGGCTGGTCGAACGCGGCGTCGACGGTATGGTGATCGTGCCCCGCCGCGCAACGCGCATATCCGCGGCAAGCTGCCCAGTTGCCGTCATCGACACGGCATCGACCCCCGGCAACACGGTTGCAGCCGATCACTGGCAGGGTGGCGAACTGATTGCCGCTCACCTCGCTGATCTCGGCCACAAGCGAATCCTCATCATCGGCAACAATCCGGAATCGAACGTGCAGAACGATCGGGCGAGCGGCATCCGTTCGGGCCTTTGTCCGGGCATGAGCGCCGAAACGCTCTGGATCGAAAAACTTGAACATCAGGCTGGCAGCGGCTGCCCGCTCGGTCTTGCAAGAAAGGTCGAGGAGGGCTTCAGCGCCTTTGCCGCCTTGTCCGACCTTCAGGCGCTGCGGGTGCTCACGGAGCTGCAGCGCGACGGCGTCGATGTGCCTGCCGAGGCCAGCGTCACCGGTTTTGACGACCTCATCTGGTCTGCGGTCGTGACGCCTGCGCTTACCACGGTGAAGATGGACATGGACGCCATTGCCGAAATCGCCGTATCGGCCTTGCTTGACAGCATAAACACAGGTCGCACCAGGGAGGGCGCACTCGTGACCGCGCAGAATGATCGCGTGCCCATGCAACTGATCATCCGCCAATCGTCCGGGCCGGCAAAGCCGGTTCAAGAAAACCTGCAGATGGAGAACTCATGA
- a CDS encoding adenine deaminase, which translates to MNAELGREPADITDPSLRTRAVAAARGAAPFDALITSGKLLDVVTGRFRDADIGLVGPLIASVHAPGTRTDASERIDAGGTFVTPGLIDTHMHIESSMVTPAEYTAAVLPRGVTTILWDPHEFANVHGLDGVRWAIEASRALPLHMILLAPSCVPSAPGLEMAGADFDASVIAGMLRLPALGGVAEVMNMRGVIDGDPRMNAIVQAGLASGKLVCGHARGLEGADLNAFMAAGITSDHELTSGADLLSKLSAGMTIELRGSHDHLLEEFVQTLNGIGHMPPTVTLCTDDVFPDELERDGALDDVIRRLVRYGMKPEWALRAATFNAAERLKRNDLGLIAAGRRADIVLFEDLQDFKARTVITNGRVTAQNGKLMSPVHSLDSAPLTNSVKLSPLTEDDFKVPSKGNRVRIATIDRPRFTQWGKADAKVKDGFVVPPPDCAMIAVAHRHGRADGRPRTGFLKGWGKWRGAFCTTVSHDSHNLTAFGGNARDMALAANAVIAAGGGMAVARDGQIEAMLPLPLSGLVTEMSLKDTASAFRNIRKAMEKIVDWQPPYLVFKACFGATLACNTGPHQTDRGIADVLTGKVLESPVLEIL; encoded by the coding sequence ATGAACGCAGAACTTGGGAGGGAACCCGCAGACATCACTGATCCGTCGCTGCGCACCCGCGCCGTTGCCGCCGCAAGGGGCGCTGCTCCGTTCGACGCGCTGATCACCAGCGGCAAACTGCTCGACGTGGTCACCGGCCGCTTCCGCGATGCGGATATCGGCCTCGTCGGCCCGCTGATCGCCAGCGTGCACGCGCCGGGCACCCGCACCGACGCCAGCGAACGCATCGATGCCGGCGGCACGTTCGTCACGCCCGGCCTGATCGATACGCACATGCATATCGAAAGCTCGATGGTGACGCCTGCCGAATATACCGCGGCCGTCCTGCCGCGCGGCGTAACGACGATCCTCTGGGATCCGCACGAATTCGCCAATGTGCATGGCCTTGACGGCGTGCGCTGGGCGATCGAGGCTTCCCGCGCTCTGCCTTTGCACATGATCCTGCTGGCCCCGTCTTGCGTTCCTTCGGCACCCGGCCTGGAAATGGCAGGCGCCGACTTTGACGCTTCGGTCATTGCCGGAATGCTGCGCTTGCCGGCACTCGGCGGCGTTGCCGAAGTCATGAACATGCGCGGCGTCATCGACGGCGATCCGCGCATGAACGCCATCGTTCAAGCGGGGCTCGCCTCGGGCAAGCTCGTCTGCGGCCACGCCCGCGGGCTGGAAGGCGCCGATCTCAACGCCTTCATGGCGGCCGGCATCACCTCCGATCACGAGCTGACCTCCGGCGCCGACCTTCTCTCCAAGCTTAGCGCCGGAATGACGATTGAACTCCGCGGCTCGCATGATCACCTCCTTGAGGAATTCGTCCAGACGCTGAATGGCATCGGTCATATGCCGCCAACTGTGACGCTTTGCACAGACGACGTCTTTCCGGATGAACTCGAAAGGGATGGTGCCCTCGACGACGTCATCCGCCGTCTGGTCCGCTACGGCATGAAGCCGGAATGGGCACTCCGCGCTGCGACGTTCAACGCCGCCGAACGCCTGAAACGCAACGACCTCGGCTTGATTGCCGCCGGACGACGCGCAGATATCGTCCTCTTCGAAGACCTGCAGGACTTCAAAGCCCGCACGGTCATCACCAATGGCCGCGTGACGGCGCAGAACGGCAAGCTTATGTCGCCGGTCCATTCGCTCGACTCCGCGCCGCTTACCAATTCCGTTAAGCTTTCGCCGCTAACCGAAGACGATTTCAAAGTGCCGTCGAAGGGCAATCGCGTCCGCATCGCCACGATCGACCGGCCGCGCTTCACGCAATGGGGCAAAGCCGATGCAAAGGTTAAGGACGGTTTCGTCGTTCCACCGCCGGACTGCGCCATGATCGCCGTCGCCCATCGTCACGGCAGGGCGGATGGCCGTCCGCGCACCGGCTTCCTGAAGGGCTGGGGAAAATGGCGCGGCGCTTTCTGCACCACGGTATCCCATGACAGCCATAACCTCACCGCCTTCGGCGGCAATGCGCGCGACATGGCGCTCGCTGCGAACGCCGTCATCGCGGCAGGCGGCGGCATGGCCGTTGCCAGGGATGGTCAGATCGAAGCGATGCTGCCGCTGCCGCTTTCCGGCCTCGTCACCGAAATGTCGCTGAAGGACACCGCCTCGGCCTTCCGCAATATTCGCAAGGCAATGGAAAAGATCGTCGACTGGCAACCGCCCTACCTTGTCTTCAAGGCCTGCTTCGGCGCGACACTCGCCTGCAACACCGGCCCGCATCAGACGGACCGAGGGATTGCGGATGTGTTGACGGGAAAGGTGCTGGAAAGCCCGGTTCTGGAGATTTTGTAG
- a CDS encoding ABC transporter permease — MTARLFSPIVLFLVLAFLIGPFLIIIAASLSAGDTLAFPPQGLSLRWVIKVFTIESFRDSFSMSMLLAVFGTLAALVLGIPAAYALSRYRLPFGETVRTVVSLPIIVPGIIVGLALLRYLVVPFGFNITLALFFAHTALVLPYAVRVVSASLDNLRSDIEEAAVLLGSSRLGAFFRVVMPNIRGGILAAFILGFVTSFNQVPVSLFLSGPGVRTLPIDMLGYMETTYDPSIAALSSLLAFLSIGIVFLAERFLGLSRYV, encoded by the coding sequence ATGACCGCCCGTCTGTTCTCACCGATCGTGCTTTTCCTCGTGCTGGCGTTCCTGATCGGGCCGTTTCTCATCATCATCGCCGCATCGCTTTCGGCCGGCGATACGCTCGCCTTTCCGCCGCAAGGCCTCTCGCTTCGCTGGGTGATCAAGGTCTTCACCATAGAGAGCTTCCGCGACAGCTTTTCGATGTCGATGTTGCTTGCAGTCTTCGGAACGCTCGCCGCCCTCGTGCTCGGCATTCCGGCCGCCTACGCTCTGTCGCGCTATCGGCTGCCCTTCGGTGAAACGGTCCGAACCGTCGTCTCGCTGCCGATCATCGTCCCGGGCATCATCGTCGGCCTCGCATTATTGCGTTACCTCGTCGTGCCCTTCGGCTTCAACATCACGCTGGCGCTCTTCTTCGCCCACACGGCGCTCGTGCTGCCCTATGCCGTGCGCGTCGTCTCCGCAAGCCTCGACAATTTGCGTTCAGACATCGAGGAAGCCGCCGTGCTGCTCGGCTCGTCGCGCCTCGGCGCCTTCTTCCGTGTCGTGATGCCGAATATCCGCGGCGGCATTCTTGCCGCCTTCATCCTCGGCTTCGTCACCAGCTTCAACCAGGTGCCGGTCTCGCTTTTTTTGTCCGGCCCTGGTGTGCGCACGCTGCCAATCGATATGCTGGGCTACATGGAAACCACTTACGACCCGTCGATCGCCGCGCTCTCCTCGCTGCTCGCCTTCCTTTCCATCGGCATCGTCTTCCTCGCCGAACGCTTCCTGGGACTGTCTCGTTATGTCTGA
- a CDS encoding ABC transporter ATP-binding protein, with translation MSDVYLQLDKLTLAYGDTVAVKDLDLSIAKGELVALLGPSGCGKTTTMRSIAGLLAPASGRINLDGADITRVSANKRAVGLVFQSYALFPHLTVYENVAFGLRLKGINGQTLDSRVNAGIKSVGLSSFASRKPAELSGGQQQRVALARSMVMEPKVLLLDEPLSNLDARLRLEMRAELQRVQKETGVTMIFVTHDQAEALALADRIVVMLNGGIEQIGTPEEIYNKPVSAFVADFVGFENVFKLQNGRLVTPNGAIELSLPAPQAAGLAWRPSSVALGSGPFQGAVRGTSFAGNTREYLLDTPLGRVKAEVDASLPPHEIGASLSFDLPLAAAATLTRFG, from the coding sequence ATGTCTGATGTCTATCTTCAACTCGATAAGCTGACGCTGGCCTACGGCGATACGGTCGCCGTGAAGGATCTCGACCTGTCGATCGCCAAGGGCGAACTCGTCGCCTTGCTCGGCCCTTCAGGCTGCGGCAAGACGACGACGATGCGCTCCATTGCAGGTCTGCTCGCGCCCGCCTCCGGCCGCATCAATCTCGATGGCGCCGACATCACGCGGGTTTCGGCCAACAAGCGCGCCGTCGGCCTCGTCTTCCAGTCCTACGCGCTCTTCCCGCACCTGACGGTCTATGAGAACGTCGCCTTCGGCCTTCGCCTCAAGGGTATCAACGGACAGACCCTCGATAGCCGCGTCAACGCCGGCATCAAGTCAGTCGGCCTCTCCAGTTTCGCTTCACGCAAACCCGCAGAACTCTCCGGCGGCCAGCAGCAGCGAGTGGCGCTTGCCCGTTCCATGGTCATGGAGCCGAAGGTGCTCCTGCTTGACGAGCCGCTCTCCAACCTCGACGCGCGCCTGCGCCTCGAAATGCGGGCAGAACTGCAGCGCGTGCAAAAGGAAACCGGCGTTACTATGATCTTCGTCACCCACGACCAGGCGGAGGCCCTGGCCCTTGCCGACCGTATCGTGGTCATGCTGAACGGCGGCATAGAGCAGATCGGCACGCCGGAAGAAATCTACAACAAGCCGGTCTCCGCCTTCGTTGCCGATTTCGTCGGCTTCGAGAATGTCTTCAAGCTGCAGAACGGCAGGCTTGTCACGCCGAACGGCGCCATTGAACTTTCCCTTCCCGCTCCGCAGGCGGCAGGGCTGGCCTGGCGGCCGAGCTCGGTCGCGCTTGGTTCCGGTCCTTTCCAGGGCGCCGTGCGCGGCACCTCCTTTGCCGGCAACACGCGCGAATATCTGCTTGATACGCCGCTCGGGCGGGTCAAGGCCGAGGTGGATGCAAGCCTGCCGCCGCACGAAATCGGCGCGTCACTTTCCTTCGACCTACCGCTTGCGGCGGCTGCAACTCTCACGCGCTTCGGGTGA
- a CDS encoding ABC transporter permease, with protein MFQNRAEALALALPAAVFAAVVFLLPVAILLSEGFRLEGAWTLSAYGDFFSGTLNRTVFIRTFKLGLEVTAVSAIIGYAAAFAIVNLPPKGKGRMIGLVTLPLMISPVARTYAWIVILGRTGIVNQALTGMGLSDGPLRLLFTETAVFIGLLQLFLPLMILSLISALENMPKDAIPAARVLGANWFQVFWKVILPLTREGLVVGGTLVFTGSLTAYITPAVLGGSKVLMLETLLYQQVSVANNFVSASVIAFMLIVMSFAANILLKRLATARNKR; from the coding sequence ATGTTTCAGAACCGAGCGGAAGCCTTGGCGCTTGCCCTGCCCGCAGCGGTCTTTGCAGCCGTGGTTTTTCTGCTCCCCGTTGCCATCCTGCTTTCGGAAGGCTTTCGCCTGGAAGGCGCCTGGACGCTTTCCGCCTATGGCGACTTCTTCTCCGGGACGCTGAACCGCACCGTCTTCATCCGCACCTTCAAGCTTGGTCTTGAGGTGACGGCCGTTTCGGCGATCATCGGCTATGCCGCAGCTTTCGCCATCGTCAACCTGCCGCCCAAGGGCAAGGGCCGGATGATCGGCCTGGTTACCCTGCCGCTGATGATCTCGCCCGTTGCCCGTACCTATGCCTGGATCGTCATCCTCGGCCGCACCGGCATCGTCAACCAGGCGCTGACCGGCATGGGCCTCAGCGACGGACCGCTACGCCTTCTCTTTACTGAAACGGCCGTGTTCATCGGCCTGCTGCAGCTCTTCTTGCCCCTGATGATCCTTTCATTGATCAGCGCGCTCGAAAATATGCCGAAGGATGCGATCCCGGCGGCGCGCGTGCTCGGCGCCAACTGGTTCCAGGTTTTCTGGAAGGTCATCCTGCCGCTCACCCGCGAGGGCCTCGTCGTCGGCGGCACGCTCGTCTTTACCGGCTCGCTGACGGCCTATATCACGCCCGCCGTGCTTGGCGGTTCCAAGGTGCTGATGCTCGAAACGCTGCTCTACCAGCAGGTCTCCGTCGCCAACAACTTCGTTTCCGCAAGCGTCATCGCCTTCATGCTGATCGTTATGAGCTTCGCCGCGAATATTCTGCTGAAGCGCCTGGCAACTGCAAGGAACAAGCGATGA